The nucleotide sequence CGTTGACGAACTGCGACCGGTAGTAGAGCAGGACGGCGCGGCGCCAGCCGAGGTCGACGCCGAGCCTCTGCGACACCGCCGCCCAGCGCCACGAGGCGGCGGCGGTCGAGACCGCCGTCAGGGCGAGCGCGACCACGACGGTCGTCGGCGAGACCCCGGCGAGACCGCGCTCGAACGGCGTGCCGCCGACCTTCAGGGCCAGGGCGAGCAGGATCGCGACCCCGACCGCGGGGCCGAGCAGTCTCCGCCAGAGAGGCGTCCGCGCGGGACGCGCCGCCGCCTGCAGACGCACCGCCGCCCCGCTCATCGCGGCCTCGCGAGGAGGTCGACGTGGTGGACGACCGCCGACAGCTCGCCCCGGGCTGCCTGGCCGCGCCGCAGGTCGGCGTAACCCGGCGCGGTCGTCGCGAGCGCCGGCTCCTGCTCGAGCGCGGCCCCGAGCCAGCCGTCGAGCCACTCGGACAGCAGCTGCGGCTGCCTCGCGTCGAGCCGCCAGAACGTCGAGGCGGAGTCGACCTGCCACCCCGCCTCGGTGACGAGGTGCCGCGTGAGGTCGGCGGCGTCGGGGCCGGCGAACCTGCGCCCGGCGACGTCGCGGCGCTGGTGGTCGGCGAACGCCCGCTCGAACTGGGGGTCGGCGGCGTGCGGGGGCTCCTGCTCCACCCTCCCTGTGACGCTCAGGCTGAGGAACGCCGGCACGCCCGCGCCGACGAGGGCGTCGACGATCGCGCGGAGATCGGCGACGGTGAGCACGTCGAGGAGCGCGGACGCGGTGACCAGCCGGGCCCCGCGCAGGTCGGCGGCCTCGAGTCGCGACAGCAGCCCCAGCTCGCCGTGGGCGGCGACCCGCTGGCCTCGGCGCCCGAGCGGGCGCGGCTCGTGCAGGGCTCGGCGCAGGAGCGGCTCGTCGGCGTCGTGCAGGATCCAGGTCTGCTCGCCGTCGATCTGCGGCGCCAGCCAGCGCATCATCGATCCGGTGCCGCTGCCGAGGTCGTGCACGACTCCCCCGCCGCGGACCAGGTCGGCGGCCGCGCGGGCGAGGTCGGTCGAGCGCGCGCGGGCGTCCTCGGGCTCGCGGAGGGCGAGCCAGTCGGCGGAGGCGTGGGCGGTCTCGGTCATGCCGGCACCTCGTCCCGGGCGCCTCGCGCGACGCGGGGCAGCGCCCGTACGACGTCGGAGACGGTGTCGTCCCACGCGCGAGCCTCGTGACGGCGGTCTCGCGCGCCGGCGGC is from Frondihabitans australicus and encodes:
- a CDS encoding SAM-dependent methyltransferase, which produces MTETAHASADWLALREPEDARARSTDLARAAADLVRGGGVVHDLGSGTGSMMRWLAPQIDGEQTWILHDADEPLLRRALHEPRPLGRRGQRVAAHGELGLLSRLEAADLRGARLVTASALLDVLTVADLRAIVDALVGAGVPAFLSLSVTGRVEQEPPHAADPQFERAFADHQRRDVAGRRFAGPDAADLTRHLVTEAGWQVDSASTFWRLDARQPQLLSEWLDGWLGAALEQEPALATTAPGYADLRRGQAARGELSAVVHHVDLLARPR